One window of Streptococcus suis genomic DNA carries:
- the alaS gene encoding alanine--tRNA ligase, with translation MKQLSSAQIRQMWLDFWKSKGHSVEPSANLVPVNDPTLLWINSGVATLKKYFDGSVIPENPRITNAQKSIRTNDIENVGKTARHHTMFEMLGNFSIGDYFRDEAIEWGYELLTSPEWFAFPKDKLYMTYYPDDKDSYNRWIALGVDPSHLIPLEDNFWEIGAGPSGPDTEIFFDRGTDFDPENIGIRLLEEDIENDRYIEIWNIVLSQFNADPAVPRSEYKELPNKNIDTGAGLERLAAIFQGAKTNFETDLFLPIIREVEKISGKTYDQDGDNMSFKVIADHIRALSFAIGDGALPGNEGRGYVLRRLLRRAVMHGRRLGITEPFLYKLVETVGAIMESYYPEVLEKRDFIEKIVKREEETFARTIDAGSGHLEELLAELKAAGKDTLEGKDIFKLYDTYGFPVELTEELAEDAGYKIDHEGFKVAMKEQQDRARAAVVKGGSMGMQNETLAGITESSTFVYGQTSLDAKLAVIIADNERTEAVSEGQALLVFDQTPFYAEMGGQVADRGVIKNASGDVVATVVDVQKAPNGQPLHTVELSASISLGQTYTLEIDTNRRRGVEKNHTATHLLHAALHNVIGEHATQAGSLNEQGFLRFDFTHFEAVTADELRRIENEVNEKIWEALDIVTVETDVDTAKEMGAMALFGEKYGKVVRVVTIGDYSIELCGGTHVSNTAEIGLFKIVKEEGIGSGTRRILAVTGKEAFLALRDREDALKAVAQTLKVPQIDQVPTKVEALAAELRDLQKENASLKEKAAAAAAGDVFKDVKDANGIRYIASQVQVSDAGALRTFADNWKQKDYSDVLVLVAEIGDKVNVLVASKSSDVHAGNLIKVLAPIVAGRGGGKPDMAMAGGSDASKIADLLKAVAENL, from the coding sequence ATGAAACAATTATCTTCTGCTCAAATTCGTCAAATGTGGTTGGATTTCTGGAAATCAAAAGGCCACTCTGTTGAGCCTTCTGCCAATCTTGTTCCAGTTAACGACCCAACTTTGCTTTGGATTAACTCTGGTGTGGCGACCCTGAAAAAATATTTCGACGGCTCTGTCATTCCTGAAAATCCACGGATTACCAACGCGCAAAAATCAATCCGTACCAATGACATTGAAAATGTTGGTAAGACCGCTCGCCACCACACCATGTTTGAAATGCTGGGCAACTTCTCTATCGGTGATTATTTCCGTGATGAGGCCATTGAGTGGGGCTATGAGCTCTTGACAAGTCCAGAATGGTTTGCCTTTCCAAAAGACAAGCTCTACATGACCTACTATCCAGATGATAAGGATTCCTACAACCGCTGGATTGCGCTTGGTGTAGACCCAAGTCACCTCATTCCACTCGAGGATAATTTCTGGGAAATCGGTGCGGGACCTTCTGGACCCGATACGGAAATTTTCTTCGACCGTGGAACAGATTTTGACCCTGAAAATATCGGCATTCGTTTGCTGGAAGAAGACATTGAAAACGACCGTTACATCGAGATTTGGAACATCGTTCTTTCACAATTCAACGCTGACCCAGCAGTTCCGCGTTCAGAGTACAAGGAATTGCCAAACAAAAACATCGATACGGGTGCAGGTTTGGAGCGTTTGGCTGCCATTTTCCAAGGAGCTAAGACTAACTTTGAAACCGACCTCTTCTTGCCAATCATTCGTGAAGTGGAGAAAATTTCTGGTAAGACCTATGATCAAGATGGTGATAACATGAGCTTCAAGGTCATCGCAGACCATATCCGTGCCTTGTCATTTGCTATCGGTGACGGTGCCCTTCCAGGAAATGAAGGTCGTGGTTATGTTCTTCGTCGCTTGCTCCGTCGTGCTGTTATGCATGGTCGTCGTTTGGGTATCACCGAGCCATTCTTGTACAAATTGGTGGAAACGGTTGGTGCTATCATGGAAAGCTACTACCCAGAAGTGCTTGAAAAACGTGACTTTATCGAGAAAATCGTTAAACGTGAGGAAGAAACCTTTGCTCGCACCATTGATGCTGGTAGCGGTCACTTGGAGGAACTTTTAGCTGAGTTGAAAGCAGCTGGTAAGGATACTCTTGAAGGTAAGGATATCTTCAAGCTCTACGATACCTATGGTTTCCCTGTGGAATTGACCGAGGAATTGGCTGAAGATGCGGGTTATAAGATTGACCATGAAGGCTTCAAGGTTGCCATGAAAGAACAGCAGGACCGTGCCCGTGCGGCCGTTGTTAAAGGTGGCTCAATGGGTATGCAAAATGAAACCCTAGCAGGTATTACCGAAAGCTCAACTTTTGTCTATGGTCAAACTAGCTTAGATGCCAAGTTGGCAGTGATTATCGCGGACAATGAGCGGACAGAAGCTGTGTCAGAAGGTCAAGCCCTTCTTGTCTTTGACCAAACACCATTCTACGCTGAAATGGGTGGTCAGGTTGCCGACCGTGGTGTGATTAAAAATGCTTCAGGTGATGTCGTTGCAACAGTTGTGGATGTGCAAAAAGCACCGAATGGTCAGCCATTGCACACCGTAGAACTATCTGCTAGCATTTCACTAGGTCAAACTTACACACTTGAAATCGACACAAACCGTCGTCGTGGTGTTGAGAAGAACCACACAGCAACTCACTTGCTTCATGCCGCTCTTCACAATGTCATCGGTGAGCATGCAACCCAGGCTGGTTCTTTGAACGAGCAAGGATTCCTTCGATTTGACTTCACACACTTTGAAGCGGTGACAGCTGATGAACTTCGTCGTATTGAAAATGAAGTCAATGAAAAAATCTGGGAAGCCTTGGATATTGTCACAGTTGAAACGGATGTGGATACGGCTAAAGAAATGGGGGCTATGGCTCTCTTTGGTGAGAAGTATGGCAAAGTGGTCCGTGTGGTTACAATCGGTGACTATTCTATCGAGCTTTGTGGTGGTACCCACGTTAGCAATACCGCTGAAATCGGTCTTTTCAAGATTGTCAAAGAAGAAGGTATCGGTTCAGGAACTCGCCGTATTTTAGCGGTGACAGGTAAGGAAGCTTTCCTAGCTCTTCGTGACCGCGAGGATGCTCTCAAAGCTGTTGCGCAGACCCTTAAAGTGCCACAAATCGACCAAGTGCCGACAAAAGTGGAGGCACTGGCTGCGGAGCTCCGCGATTTGCAAAAAGAAAATGCTAGTCTGAAAGAAAAGGCAGCGGCAGCAGCTGCTGGAGATGTCTTCAAAGATGTCAAAGATGCTAACGGCATTCGCTACATTGCCAGCCAGGTCCAAGTTTCAGATGCAGGTGCTCTCCGTACCTTCGCTGACAACTGGAAGCAGAAAGACTACTCTGATGTCTTGGTGCTGGTTGCCGAAATCGGCGACAAGGTCAATGTCCTTGTGGCAAGCAAGTCAAGCGATGTCCATGCAGGAAACCTCATCAAAGTCCTTGCGCCAATCGTAGCAGGTCGTGGTGGTGGTAAGCCAGATATGGCCATGGCAGGTGGTAGCGATGCGTCTAAGATTGCAGATTTGTTGAAGGCTGTCGCTGAAAATTTGTAA
- a CDS encoding LURP-one-related family protein, with protein sequence MKEFLVKQRFTFGGEKFDIQDSQGNLAYQVQGSFLEIPKRFTIVNSQGQEISQITKKFLTWLPQFTIDMASGHSFYLKQKLTFFRDKYSVENLGLALEGNIWDLDFRLRTADGQLVAEISKELFHLTSHYSVKVYHDDYADLVISLVIAIDYVEMLESASS encoded by the coding sequence ATGAAAGAATTTCTTGTGAAACAGCGGTTCACCTTTGGTGGAGAAAAATTCGATATTCAGGATAGTCAGGGCAATCTAGCCTATCAGGTCCAGGGTTCTTTCCTGGAAATTCCCAAGCGGTTCACTATTGTAAACAGCCAAGGCCAGGAAATCAGTCAGATTACCAAGAAATTCTTGACCTGGCTACCTCAATTTACCATTGACATGGCCAGCGGGCATTCCTTTTATCTGAAACAGAAATTGACTTTCTTTAGAGATAAATATTCGGTGGAAAATCTGGGGCTAGCTCTTGAGGGCAATATCTGGGATTTGGATTTTCGACTGCGGACGGCCGACGGTCAGCTGGTAGCTGAAATCTCCAAAGAACTTTTTCACCTAACTTCTCATTATTCGGTTAAAGTTTATCACGACGACTATGCTGATTTAGTTATTTCCCTAGTCATCGCCATTGACTATGTGGAGATGCTGGAATCTGCATCAAGCTAA
- the prsA gene encoding peptidylprolyl isomerase PrsA has product MKSRKIIAGAVTLLAAVTLAACTSSTDKDIVSLKGQTITVSEFYDEVKNNPNAQQVLLSMLITEVFEEKYGDKVSDKEVTEAFDKMAEQYGDSFQQALASAGLNTESYKQQIRTNKLVEYAVKQAAEKELTDDNYKAAYENYTPEVTARVIQLTDEAKAKEILAKAQEDGADFAQLAKDNSADSKAKDKGGEVKFDSTSTEVPKEVQQAVFALDNGQVGASIVPVVDPTTYTTSYYVVKLESKTEKAKDWKEYKDKLKEVILTAKQNDAAFISTVVSEELKAANVKVKDPAFQNILSQYIPSEVNSSSTDASSSTDASSSSEEKKDENK; this is encoded by the coding sequence ATGAAATCAAGAAAAATTATTGCTGGTGCGGTAACATTGTTAGCAGCAGTTACCCTAGCAGCTTGTACTTCATCAACTGATAAGGATATTGTCAGCTTAAAAGGGCAAACCATTACTGTTTCGGAATTCTATGACGAAGTAAAAAACAATCCAAATGCTCAGCAGGTTCTCTTGTCTATGCTGATTACAGAAGTATTTGAAGAAAAGTACGGAGACAAGGTATCAGACAAGGAAGTCACTGAGGCTTTTGATAAAATGGCAGAGCAGTATGGTGATTCATTCCAGCAGGCCCTGGCATCAGCTGGCTTGAATACAGAGAGCTATAAGCAACAAATCCGTACCAATAAATTGGTTGAGTATGCTGTTAAGCAAGCAGCAGAAAAAGAGTTGACAGATGACAACTATAAGGCTGCCTATGAAAACTATACGCCAGAAGTAACTGCGCGTGTCATCCAATTGACAGACGAAGCTAAGGCGAAAGAAATCTTGGCAAAAGCTCAGGAAGACGGTGCTGATTTCGCCCAATTGGCTAAGGATAATTCAGCAGACAGCAAGGCTAAGGACAAGGGTGGAGAAGTCAAGTTTGACTCTACTTCAACAGAAGTGCCAAAAGAAGTTCAACAAGCAGTCTTTGCACTTGACAATGGCCAAGTTGGCGCGTCTATCGTCCCTGTGGTTGACCCGACAACTTATACAACAAGTTACTATGTTGTAAAATTGGAAAGCAAAACTGAAAAAGCAAAAGATTGGAAAGAATACAAAGACAAGTTGAAAGAAGTCATTCTTACAGCTAAGCAAAACGATGCAGCCTTCATTTCGACTGTTGTTTCAGAAGAGTTGAAAGCAGCTAACGTTAAGGTCAAAGACCCAGCCTTCCAAAACATTCTTTCTCAGTATATTCCATCTGAAGTTAATTCATCTTCAACAGACGCTTCGTCTTCGACAGATGCTTCATCAAGCTCTGAAGAAAAGAAAGATGAAAACAAATAA
- a CDS encoding O-methyltransferase, whose protein sequence is MVQSYSENANHNMRRPVVKEEIVDFMRTRQAQNRGFLKELEVFAQKENIPVIPHETVAFFRLLLQTLQPQNILEIGTAIGFSALLMAENSPNAQITTIDRNEEMIGLAKENFAKYDSRKQISLLEGEAMELLPTLADDQYDFIFMDSAKSKYIVFLPEVLKKVKVGGIIVIDDIFQGGDVAKDIMEVRRGQRTIYKGLQKLFNATLDNPDLTASLVSLSDGLLMLRKNLENVELNLDDI, encoded by the coding sequence ATGGTACAATCATACTCAGAAAACGCAAACCACAATATGCGCCGGCCTGTTGTCAAGGAAGAAATTGTGGACTTTATGCGGACACGTCAGGCGCAGAATAGAGGATTTTTGAAAGAGCTCGAAGTCTTTGCTCAGAAGGAAAATATTCCGGTCATCCCACATGAGACGGTAGCCTTTTTCCGCCTGCTCTTGCAGACCCTGCAACCGCAGAATATTCTTGAAATTGGTACAGCAATCGGCTTTTCGGCCCTTTTGATGGCTGAAAATAGTCCAAATGCTCAGATTACGACTATTGATCGGAACGAGGAAATGATTGGTCTAGCCAAAGAAAATTTTGCCAAGTATGATAGTCGCAAGCAGATTTCCTTGCTGGAAGGGGAGGCCATGGAGTTACTTCCAACTCTGGCCGATGACCAGTATGACTTTATTTTCATGGATTCTGCCAAGTCCAAATATATCGTTTTCTTGCCTGAAGTTCTGAAGAAGGTTAAGGTGGGTGGTATCATTGTCATCGATGATATTTTCCAGGGAGGCGATGTGGCTAAGGACATTATGGAAGTGCGTCGTGGTCAGCGGACTATTTACAAGGGTTTACAGAAACTCTTCAATGCGACCTTGGATAATCCAGATTTGACAGCCAGTCTTGTTTCACTCAGTGATGGGCTCCTGATGCTCCGTAAAAATTTGGAAAATGTTGAGCTGAATCTAGATGATATTTAA
- a CDS encoding glycerate kinase: protein MHVLIAPDSFKESLAAPDVARVIKNGFSKVFPEASYDLMPLGDGGEGTLDSLVHSLGLNRQSIQVTGPFGENIQVQYAVKGSLAMFEMAELVGLASIPIESRAPLQIQTRGLGELIVHLVEAGMERIMIGVGGSASHDGGMGMAAGLGFQFFDKDGQELEPIGANLGKVVSYSKPDTGFDSAAIQIDLITDVTNPLCGQNGATYVFAAQKGLAPERFAQVDQEMHDFYQLVNPDLIEKEGAGAGGGMAAGLCAFAGATIHSGIDFVLDQLDFEQRASQANLVIVGEGRLDRQSLSGKTPIGVARRVKQGVPVVAICGSLADDLPDFPFENICAAFPIISKLASLEESLALAEVNLERTAEQIARILKISQAWKDGL, encoded by the coding sequence ATGCATGTTTTGATTGCGCCAGATTCTTTTAAGGAATCCTTGGCCGCTCCAGATGTGGCTAGGGTTATAAAAAATGGATTTTCAAAGGTATTTCCAGAGGCCTCCTACGATTTGATGCCGCTTGGAGATGGAGGAGAGGGGACACTGGATAGCCTGGTGCATAGTTTGGGATTAAACAGGCAATCAATCCAGGTTACCGGTCCTTTTGGGGAGAACATTCAGGTTCAATATGCGGTAAAAGGAAGTTTGGCCATGTTTGAAATGGCTGAGCTTGTGGGTCTGGCTTCTATTCCAATAGAAAGTCGAGCTCCATTACAGATTCAGACCAGAGGACTGGGGGAGCTCATTGTCCATCTGGTTGAGGCCGGTATGGAGCGAATTATGATTGGAGTGGGTGGTTCCGCTAGTCATGATGGTGGAATGGGCATGGCGGCTGGCTTGGGATTTCAATTCTTCGATAAGGATGGTCAGGAGTTGGAGCCGATAGGGGCCAATTTGGGCAAGGTGGTCAGCTATTCCAAACCCGATACAGGATTTGATAGTGCTGCTATTCAGATTGATTTAATCACTGATGTGACCAATCCCTTGTGCGGGCAGAATGGGGCGACCTATGTATTTGCAGCTCAAAAAGGATTGGCACCGGAAAGGTTTGCCCAAGTTGATCAGGAGATGCACGATTTTTATCAGCTCGTTAATCCTGATTTGATTGAAAAGGAAGGAGCTGGTGCGGGCGGCGGTATGGCTGCAGGGCTTTGTGCCTTTGCCGGCGCTACAATTCATTCGGGTATTGACTTTGTGCTGGATCAGCTGGATTTTGAACAACGTGCTAGCCAGGCTAATCTGGTGATAGTTGGTGAAGGCCGTCTGGATCGACAGAGTCTTTCTGGTAAGACTCCGATTGGTGTTGCCCGCCGGGTCAAGCAGGGAGTACCTGTTGTTGCTATATGTGGTAGTCTTGCGGACGATTTGCCTGATTTTCCTTTTGAAAATATCTGCGCCGCATTTCCCATTATCTCTAAATTAGCGAGCTTAGAGGAGTCGCTGGCTTTAGCGGAAGTGAACCTGGAAAGAACAGCTGAACAAATAGCACGCATTCTGAAAATATCACAAGCATGGAAAGATGGGCTCTAG
- a CDS encoding exodeoxyribonuclease III, with amino-acid sequence MKLISWNIDSLNAALTAESPRALLSRAVIDTLVAEDADIIAIQETKLSDKGPTKKHLEILEAYFPGYANTWRSSVEPARKGYAGTLFLYKNHLTPTISFPAIGAPTTMDSEGRIITLEFDDFYVTQVYTPNAGDGLKRLADRQIWDIQYAEYLAQLDNQKPVLATGDYNVAHKEIDLANPASNRQSPGFTDEEREGFTNLLAKGFTDTFRHLHGDVLNAYTWWAQRSRTSKINNTGWRIDYWLVSDRIADKVTKSAMIDSGARQDHTPIVMEISI; translated from the coding sequence ATGAAACTCATCTCATGGAACATTGACTCCCTAAACGCGGCCCTGACTGCGGAATCGCCACGCGCCCTACTCTCGCGCGCTGTCATTGACACCTTAGTCGCTGAGGATGCAGACATCATCGCCATTCAGGAGACCAAGCTGTCTGACAAGGGACCGACCAAAAAGCATTTGGAAATTCTAGAAGCCTACTTCCCAGGCTATGCCAATACCTGGCGTTCTTCTGTAGAGCCTGCTCGTAAGGGCTACGCTGGCACCCTCTTCCTCTACAAAAACCACCTGACTCCTACCATTAGCTTCCCAGCAATCGGTGCTCCTACCACTATGGACTCTGAAGGGCGCATCATTACCCTGGAATTTGACGATTTCTACGTGACCCAGGTCTATACGCCAAATGCAGGCGATGGCTTGAAGAGATTGGCTGACCGCCAAATCTGGGACATCCAATATGCAGAATACCTAGCGCAGCTTGACAACCAAAAACCTGTCTTAGCAACAGGCGACTACAACGTTGCCCACAAAGAAATCGACCTGGCCAACCCAGCCAGCAACCGCCAGTCACCAGGATTTACCGATGAAGAGCGTGAAGGCTTTACAAACCTGCTTGCCAAAGGCTTCACCGACACCTTCCGTCACCTGCACGGTGACGTCCTCAACGCCTATACCTGGTGGGCGCAACGCAGCCGTACCAGCAAAATCAACAACACAGGCTGGAGAATCGACTACTGGTTGGTTAGTGACCGTATCGCTGACAAGGTGACCAAGTCGGCTATGATTGACTCAGGTGCTCGCCAAGACCACACACCAATTGTGATGGAAATAAGCATTTAA
- a CDS encoding cation transporter, with the protein MNNKKIERKSLTVSAIVNGLSGTAGVAVYIITGMNALLLDGVFSLIAFVSSLVAFYISKNSHKKTATFPQGLYFLEPLYAIMKSLATLLLLLFAVLETSATAFAYFVNGIGNQMTTGPVIPYSVTMFFVCIALYLYNLHMSAKLNHMSTIILAEAKGNLVDGLISGAIGLAILLLFFVPINGPLGFLHYTGDFFLTVALALISFKEPWNGLLTAFKELANGTTHVPEIHESIYQILGSYLDEDAQDIDIHIFKQGMNIRVKINLHDVEHQLVQQLLAEKPQMLYLLQKQHEYISVEYAL; encoded by the coding sequence ATGAACAACAAGAAAATCGAACGAAAATCACTCACTGTATCAGCTATCGTCAACGGACTTAGCGGAACCGCTGGAGTGGCAGTCTATATCATCACTGGCATGAATGCCCTGCTCCTGGATGGCGTATTCTCACTGATTGCTTTCGTATCATCTCTAGTCGCATTCTATATTTCAAAAAATAGCCACAAGAAAACAGCAACCTTTCCGCAGGGACTTTACTTTTTAGAACCTCTCTACGCCATTATGAAATCACTGGCGACCCTGCTCTTACTATTGTTTGCTGTCCTCGAAACCAGTGCAACAGCCTTTGCCTATTTTGTCAATGGCATTGGAAATCAGATGACAACAGGACCTGTTATCCCTTATTCAGTTACGATGTTTTTCGTCTGTATTGCCCTTTATCTCTACAATCTCCACATGAGCGCCAAACTCAACCACATGTCAACGATCATTTTGGCAGAGGCAAAAGGAAATTTGGTCGACGGGCTCATCTCAGGGGCCATTGGCTTGGCAATCCTACTGCTATTCTTTGTCCCAATCAATGGACCGCTTGGATTTCTCCACTACACCGGTGACTTTTTCCTGACTGTGGCCTTGGCCTTGATTTCCTTTAAGGAGCCTTGGAATGGTCTCCTAACTGCCTTCAAGGAACTGGCCAACGGAACAACCCATGTGCCTGAAATCCATGAATCCATCTATCAAATTCTTGGTTCTTATCTTGACGAAGATGCTCAAGATATAGATATTCACATCTTCAAACAAGGTATGAACATCCGGGTAAAAATCAATCTGCACGATGTGGAACACCAGTTAGTGCAACAATTGCTGGCTGAAAAACCACAGATGCTCTATCTCCTGCAAAAACAGCATGAGTACATCTCAGTTGAATATGCTTTATAA
- a CDS encoding arsenate reductase family protein, with translation MILFYEYPKCSTCRAAKAELKKLGLEFEAIDIKTTPPKAAQLKEWMDATGLELKKYFNTSGNSYRELGLKDKFADLTVDEALDLLANDGMLIKRPLLIQDGKILQIGYKTPYENLGF, from the coding sequence ATGATTTTATTTTACGAATATCCAAAATGTTCAACCTGTCGGGCAGCTAAGGCTGAGCTCAAAAAACTGGGTCTAGAATTTGAAGCTATCGACATCAAGACAACACCGCCCAAGGCTGCTCAATTGAAAGAGTGGATGGATGCGACTGGATTGGAGTTGAAAAAGTATTTCAATACATCGGGCAACAGCTATCGCGAATTGGGTTTGAAAGACAAGTTTGCAGACTTGACGGTTGATGAGGCCTTGGATTTGTTGGCCAATGATGGTATGTTGATTAAGCGCCCCTTGCTTATTCAGGATGGGAAAATTCTTCAGATTGGTTACAAGACACCATACGAAAATCTCGGTTTCTAG
- a CDS encoding methylated-DNA--[protein]-cysteine S-methyltransferase, whose product MLYKQIYTSPLGPISLIASDQGLVGAWFHGQKYFERGVAEEVSLTPHPHLDQSARLLVEYFAGKFPDFSQLPLDLRGTDFQMKVWRILQEIPVGQTTSYGQIAKALDIQSGQAIGGAVGRNPLSIIIPCHRVLSSDMKLTGYAGGLDRKIWLLQHENPYFEVRK is encoded by the coding sequence ATGCTATACAAACAAATCTACACTAGTCCCCTTGGCCCCATTTCTTTGATTGCGAGTGACCAGGGCTTGGTAGGGGCTTGGTTTCATGGTCAGAAGTATTTTGAGAGGGGAGTAGCAGAGGAAGTTTCTCTCACTCCTCACCCTCATTTGGACCAGTCAGCACGCTTGTTGGTAGAGTATTTTGCTGGAAAATTCCCTGACTTTAGCCAATTGCCACTGGATTTACGAGGGACGGATTTTCAAATGAAGGTCTGGAGAATTTTACAAGAAATTCCTGTAGGTCAGACGACAAGCTACGGTCAGATTGCCAAGGCCTTGGACATCCAATCAGGTCAGGCAATCGGCGGAGCAGTGGGAAGAAATCCCTTGTCTATCATCATTCCCTGTCACCGTGTTCTGTCAAGTGACATGAAGTTGACTGGCTATGCTGGGGGCTTGGATAGAAAAATTTGGCTCTTGCAACATGAAAATCCGTATTTTGAGGTGAGGAAATGA
- a CDS encoding phosphoglycerate dehydrogenase produces the protein MVFSVRTFNNINQVGLKELGNRFQIDGDQAGNPDAFIIRSENLHGFDFPENLKAIARAGAGTNNIPIDVATEKGIVVFNTPGANANAVKEAVIASILLSARDYIGATTWTNTLSGDDVPKQVEAGKKQFAGTEISGKTLGVIGLGAIGARIANDARRLGMNVLGYDPYVSVETAWTISSHVKRVDDLKEIFTQSDYITVHVPLTDKTRELFNADSFALMKKGVTLVNFARGELVNNADLFEAIDAGVVKNYVTDFGTEEVLNKPHITVFPHVGGSTEEAELNCAIAAGQTIRQFMETGEIINSVNFPNVKQFLDAPYRITLINKNVPNIVATITTAVSELGINIDNIINRSKGDYAYTLLDLDESDKSKIDSLVAKFEDLDAIIKVRVIKHK, from the coding sequence ATGGTATTTAGCGTTAGAACTTTTAATAATATCAACCAGGTTGGTCTCAAGGAACTGGGCAATCGTTTCCAGATAGATGGGGATCAGGCAGGCAATCCTGATGCCTTTATCATCCGTTCTGAAAACCTGCATGGCTTTGATTTTCCAGAAAATCTCAAGGCTATTGCCCGTGCTGGTGCTGGTACAAACAATATTCCAATTGATGTGGCAACTGAAAAAGGGATTGTGGTTTTCAATACCCCAGGTGCCAATGCCAATGCGGTAAAAGAAGCGGTTATCGCCTCTATTCTCCTGTCTGCTCGTGATTATATCGGTGCGACTACCTGGACCAATACCCTGTCTGGCGACGATGTGCCAAAGCAGGTCGAGGCAGGTAAAAAGCAGTTTGCTGGGACAGAGATTTCTGGCAAGACACTCGGTGTCATCGGTCTGGGTGCTATCGGTGCTCGTATTGCAAATGATGCCCGTCGTCTAGGTATGAATGTCCTTGGTTACGATCCGTATGTGTCTGTTGAGACAGCCTGGACCATTTCTAGCCACGTCAAGCGCGTGGATGATTTGAAGGAAATCTTTACCCAGTCAGACTACATCACCGTTCATGTGCCATTGACTGACAAGACTCGTGAGCTCTTCAATGCAGACAGCTTTGCTCTCATGAAAAAAGGGGTTACCTTGGTCAATTTTGCCCGTGGTGAATTGGTCAACAACGCTGATTTGTTTGAGGCGATTGATGCAGGTGTTGTTAAAAACTATGTGACGGACTTTGGTACAGAAGAGGTCCTCAACAAACCGCACATTACAGTCTTTCCGCACGTTGGTGGATCGACCGAGGAGGCGGAGCTCAACTGTGCCATTGCGGCTGGTCAGACCATTCGTCAATTTATGGAGACGGGTGAGATTATCAACTCTGTCAACTTCCCGAATGTTAAGCAATTCCTCGATGCACCGTATCGCATTACCTTGATCAACAAAAATGTGCCAAATATCGTGGCGACAATCACGACAGCTGTGTCTGAGCTAGGGATTAACATCGACAATATCATTAACCGTTCTAAGGGTGACTATGCCTATACCTTGCTGGATTTAGACGAGTCAGATAAGTCTAAAATTGACAGCCTGGTGGCTAAGTTTGAAGACCTGGATGCTATTATCAAGGTTCGTGTCATTAAACATAAATAA
- a CDS encoding GNAT family N-acetyltransferase, whose product MEIRLAHPNEVGAIEAIFQEARAYLAASGIDQWQGEYPSASEAIEDILSGKGYVGLVDGKIVAYAAVHPGQEEAYEAIYDGKWQHNNPVYTTFHRVAVSASVRGQKFCQTFLQGLIEGQKGPDFRCDTHEQNKAMQHILLKLGYVYCGKVPIDGERLAYQKIKHKSERSLYQEVNEDDRWLLNSN is encoded by the coding sequence ATGGAAATCCGTCTGGCACATCCCAATGAAGTCGGAGCCATCGAAGCAATTTTTCAAGAGGCACGAGCTTACTTAGCGGCCTCTGGCATTGACCAATGGCAGGGAGAGTATCCAAGCGCGAGTGAGGCAATCGAGGATATCTTATCTGGTAAGGGTTATGTGGGCTTGGTAGATGGCAAGATTGTGGCTTATGCAGCGGTGCATCCTGGTCAGGAAGAGGCCTATGAGGCAATCTATGACGGCAAATGGCAGCACAATAATCCAGTCTATACGACCTTTCATCGTGTGGCAGTGTCAGCCAGTGTTCGTGGTCAAAAGTTTTGTCAGACTTTCTTGCAGGGCTTGATTGAAGGCCAGAAGGGACCAGACTTCCGTTGTGATACCCACGAGCAAAATAAGGCTATGCAACATATCTTGCTGAAGTTGGGCTATGTCTATTGTGGCAAGGTTCCCATTGACGGGGAACGCCTGGCCTATCAAAAAATCAAACACAAGAGCGAACGCAGTCTATATCAAGAGGTGAATGAAGATGACCGTTGGCTCCTAAACTCAAATTAA